A stretch of the Candidatus Margulisiibacteriota bacterium genome encodes the following:
- the murI gene encoding glutamate racemase — MENLSARPLSYKPPPSSPIGVFDSGVGGLTVLKEIIRQLPGEDVVYFADTARVPYGNRSPEEILSFNREIIRFLVKRGVKMVIMACGTSSSLAYPVIKDEFAIYLVSLIEPGAEEALAATHSGKIGVIATSGTVNSGAYEKAIKTLNPDLLVYSQACPLFVPLVEGGCEDTEEARKAAREYLTPLLNDKIDTLVLGCTHYPHLSKVIREVAGPEVALVDPAGAAVAAAKRSLKKAGTLKPVGAAASYEYLTTGEPRHFQELGSRLLGKNITRATRVDLPLK; from the coding sequence ATGGAGAATCTTTCGGCCCGGCCGCTTTCCTATAAGCCCCCCCCCTCATCTCCCATTGGGGTCTTTGATTCCGGGGTGGGGGGATTGACCGTCCTTAAAGAGATCATACGCCAGCTGCCGGGAGAAGACGTTGTCTATTTTGCCGATACCGCCCGGGTCCCTTACGGGAACCGCTCGCCGGAAGAGATACTCTCTTTTAATCGGGAGATCATCCGTTTTCTGGTCAAGCGGGGGGTAAAAATGGTCATCATGGCCTGCGGCACCTCTTCTTCCCTTGCCTATCCGGTCATCAAGGATGAATTCGCTATATATTTGGTTAGCCTAATTGAGCCGGGTGCCGAAGAGGCGCTGGCCGCGACCCACTCAGGGAAGATCGGGGTTATCGCTACCAGCGGAACGGTCAACTCCGGGGCCTATGAAAAGGCCATTAAAACATTGAACCCCGATCTTTTGGTGTATTCCCAGGCCTGCCCTCTTTTTGTCCCGCTGGTCGAGGGGGGATGCGAAGACACCGAAGAGGCGCGTAAAGCTGCCAGGGAATACCTGACTCCACTGCTCAACGACAAGATCGACACTTTGGTTCTGGGGTGCACCCATTATCCTCATTTATCAAAAGTGATCAGGGAGGTCGCGGGTCCGGAAGTCGCCCTGGTCGACCCGGCCGGAGCGGCGGTTGCCGCTGCAAAAAGATCGCTAAAAAAAGCCGGCACGCTGAAGCCCGTCGGAGCAGCCGCATCTTATGAATACCTAACAACAGGAGAGCCTCGCCATTTCCAGGAGCTGGGCTCCCGGCTCCTTGGCAAGAATATTACCAGGGCGACCCGGGTAGATTTGCCCCTGAAATAA